GTACGCATGGCTGTCGTGCCGAATGCGGCTGAATCGAGCACCGTTCGCTTCATCCGCTGCTTCACATTCTCCTTTGATATACCAGGCGCTTGTTCGCGGTAGTTCTGAATGGCTTCCATCAGCGTTCCACTTTCATTCCCCGCAATGGCCAGCGTATGAGCTTTATCCAAATGCACATGACCATCCACCAGTCCGGGCAACACGATCCGGTTACCAGCATCAATTCGTCTGACCTGCGTGGCATTCGCCTGCTCGGAAGAGGTCAAAAATGACGCTGACCAAAGCGTATTCTGTTTTGAGATCTGAATCCATTTCCCGTCTTCGGCGATCAGATGATACCGGTCCGTGTCATTCTGTAACGGCAACTTTGCATTCATGATTTCAAGTCTCACCGCCCACCACCTCATTTCTCATCATCAATGATTCATCTCAGACTCATGCCAGGAACGCAAGAGCAGTTTGGAAATATAGTTAATTAACAAAAAGAAGGTAATACCAAGAACCGATGCTGCCAGCCCAAGAGAGAACAGATACGCCGTCTGGATATTCGAAGATGCGACTGTTATCGCATAGCCCAATCCGCCCCGGCCACCGCCGATTCCGGCGATATACTCCCCGGCAATAACACCGATGGTCGCAAGCGTACACGAAATCTTCAAACCGGCTACTATATAAGGAAGCGCAGCCGGCAGTCGTAAACGCCACATCGTCTGAAACTTGGATGCATGATACAGTTTAAACAGGTCCATCAGATTTTTGTCCGTTGAATTCAGTCCCACCAGTGTGTTTGAAAGCATTGGAAAGAATCCGATCAAGAACGCGATAATGACGATAGCATTTGTCCCGGCACCGAACCAGATCACGATAATCGGCGCCACTGCGATAATTGGAATGGTCTGAAGCAGCACCACATAAGGATAAAATGCTTTTTCCACCCATTTCGATGAGGCCAGCGCGATCGCTCCGGCTATCCCAAAAATCACACTGAGGGCAAAGCCCATCACCGCTGATGTAATGGTGCGCCATACAGCTGCCAGGAGATTCTCATAGTTGGCAACCGTCGCCGCGTATATATCTGTTGGAGCCGGCAAAATGTAATGCGGCATATCCATGACAATGGTCAAAAGTTGCCAGCTGCCGAGAAAAACCGCCAACACAGCCAATGGTAAAATCGACTGTTTTAAAAAGCCTGTCACTTTCCCTGACCATTCAAATGATGCTTTTTTCTCTTGAGTATGTTCCACCGGAAGTGCCGGACTTTTCATTGCCATAAAGCATCTCTCCTTTTTTCTCAATGTGTTCGTCTTCTGTAATTCTTCAGCCTGCCTGCCGGGCCTTTTTCAATTCAGGAAGCTTCCCGGGATTCAACAATCCTTTCGGATCATTCAGAGCCTTTGCCTCAAGGATCTGTTCGAAGCGGCCCTTGTTATCGATCGGCAGCAAGAATGTATGCGGATCATTGACGCTGACGCCGATGGATTCAAAGTAATCAATAATCTCATACAGCCTTTCCCTGGACTGATACTCGATTACCGGTAAAGAACCGATCTGAATGTCTCCGTCACCCCGGACCCACTCGACGTGCAAATGCACTTCATCCGGATACCGCTGTTTAATGTTTCGCATCTGATCAAGATAATGGTGGGTGGAAAACCCGCTTTGTAAATAGGTTAACGTCGGGTCCGTCTTCAGTGCCCATAATGTTGTATGATTCCATGTGAAGTCTGACAGACTCATTTCTTTATGATAGCGATCCGCCGGAATCACCCGGGTAATCTGTCCATGATGACTGGACGAGAGTTCTTTCAGTCTGCTGTCATCTCCAGCTTCTATCTCTATGAGAGCCACAGCCTTACCTTCTTCGATATATGGAGCCAATGGAACGAAATAGGTGGGAATCGGCGTTTCATGTCCGCTGACAAGACGCTTTCGTATCTCGTCGTCGTATGCAAGGGACTCTGTAAAAGCCAGCATGTCTTCCCCTTCATCGAACTGGACGATGACCTGTTCCCAATCCACGGCTTCTGCTGTGCGGATCGTCAGTTGAACCATGATGCCGGATGTGCCGTAATTATGGATATACCGGTTTAATTCATCGCCCTTTAC
This Salisediminibacterium beveridgei DNA region includes the following protein-coding sequences:
- a CDS encoding FAD-binding oxidoreductase gives rise to the protein MKTQPNWERFEEEMGSTVITEEQETNKLSKDYYWYSPVLAAELADKVADGVAKPETVEQALAVLKACYTHDIPVTTRGAGTGNYGQGIPSYGGLVLDLSGLNKIIAMEPGQVTVQAGVKLGRLEKELREAGSELCIYPSTYMKATVGGFFSGGSGGIGSIAWGNVWDGNLLEAHILTMEEEPRILTVKGDELNRYIHNYGTSGIMVQLTIRTAEAVDWEQVIVQFDEGEDMLAFTESLAYDDEIRKRLVSGHETPIPTYFVPLAPYIEEGKAVALIEIEAGDDSRLKELSSSHHGQITRVIPADRYHKEMSLSDFTWNHTTLWALKTDPTLTYLQSGFSTHHYLDQMRNIKQRYPDEVHLHVEWVRGDGDIQIGSLPVIEYQSRERLYEIIDYFESIGVSVNDPHTFLLPIDNKGRFEQILEAKALNDPKGLLNPGKLPELKKARQAG
- a CDS encoding ABC transporter permease, with the translated sequence MAMKSPALPVEHTQEKKASFEWSGKVTGFLKQSILPLAVLAVFLGSWQLLTIVMDMPHYILPAPTDIYAATVANYENLLAAVWRTITSAVMGFALSVIFGIAGAIALASSKWVEKAFYPYVVLLQTIPIIAVAPIIVIWFGAGTNAIVIIAFLIGFFPMLSNTLVGLNSTDKNLMDLFKLYHASKFQTMWRLRLPAALPYIVAGLKISCTLATIGVIAGEYIAGIGGGRGGLGYAITVASSNIQTAYLFSLGLAASVLGITFFLLINYISKLLLRSWHESEMNH